From one Actinomyces sp. Marseille-P3109 genomic stretch:
- a CDS encoding DUF6270 domain-containing protein — protein MHDTESTFGGRITVYGSCVARDSARELEKRGWNVQRYVARQSLISAGRPADAGDLDLSVLTSPFARRSFLSDMVGNLEAQLTAVAARTDLLLWDLTDERLGVLETAPGAFLTCSTEAMTAGLYDDITGRHVELGTTEHLHLWRPALHHFSTFLKQLDLMDRTVLIHVPWAMRTASDEPTISSWGQTATETNWVMTRYIDLVRQETGVRILQAPDELVIADDAHRRGPAPFHYVAALYVWLADELEAIHSARSLVPLA, from the coding sequence ATGCACGATACGGAATCCACGTTCGGGGGGCGGATCACTGTCTACGGCTCCTGCGTGGCCAGGGACTCGGCCAGGGAGCTGGAAAAGAGGGGCTGGAACGTCCAGCGTTACGTGGCCCGCCAGTCACTCATCAGCGCGGGCCGGCCGGCGGACGCCGGCGACCTCGACCTGTCGGTGCTGACGTCACCCTTTGCTCGCCGCTCCTTCCTGTCAGACATGGTGGGTAACCTGGAGGCGCAGCTGACGGCCGTCGCCGCTCGTACTGATCTGCTGCTGTGGGACTTGACCGATGAGCGTCTCGGTGTTCTGGAGACGGCCCCCGGGGCGTTCCTGACCTGTTCGACGGAGGCCATGACGGCCGGTCTCTACGACGACATCACCGGCAGGCATGTTGAGCTGGGCACGACGGAGCACCTGCACCTGTGGCGACCCGCGCTTCATCACTTCAGCACTTTCCTGAAGCAGCTGGACCTCATGGACAGGACGGTTCTCATCCATGTGCCGTGGGCGATGAGAACCGCCTCCGATGAGCCAACGATTTCGAGCTGGGGGCAGACTGCGACGGAGACCAATTGGGTCATGACCCGCTACATCGACCTTGTCCGTCAGGAAACTGGTGTGCGGATCCTCCAGGCACCCGATGAGCTCGTTATCGCCGACGACGCCCACCGACGGGGCCCAGCCCCCTTCCACTACGTTGCCGCCCTGTATGTCTGGCTTGCCGACGAGCTCGAGGCGATCCATTCGGCACGCAGTCTCGTGCCATTGGCGTAG
- a CDS encoding ABC transporter ATP-binding protein, with amino-acid sequence MSHTTTVIRKRVKKAFFPGLTHPSVLEVARGRSSSCLHLHRSLSRHLRRSVPDRVDALKDVSLVARVGESIGILGHNEAGTVSALSTPALLGVNAVLVPELSGERNVRLGCLAMGLEPRAIEEILPEAIEPTGIWKAIYRPMRTSSSGMSSRLRFAIAAAANLHILLIDEAPSTGDAAFKKRSENKMTQLRRGAGTALIVNHAAQVVEEICARALCLMDDELIGDGPGPQIAHDYRWWSWSITKDKPEKAVQILATCREKWKPAGVRIQRSEGRMSPYRHAQGV; translated from the coding sequence TTGTCCCACACAACTACCGTTATAAGAAAGCGAGTAAAGAAGGCCTTCTTCCCGGGCCTCACTCATCCCAGCGTCTTGGAGGTCGCCCGTGGTCGCAGTAGCTCCTGCCTGCACCTTCACAGGAGCCTCTCGCGCCATCTCCGGCGCTCCGTCCCGGACCGGGTCGACGCCCTCAAGGACGTCTCCCTTGTGGCGCGCGTTGGAGAGTCGATCGGCATCCTGGGGCACAATGAGGCCGGGACGGTGAGCGCTCTCTCCACACCGGCACTTCTGGGGGTGAACGCGGTTCTCGTCCCAGAGCTGTCCGGGGAGCGCAACGTGCGCCTGGGATGCCTGGCCATGGGGCTGGAGCCTCGGGCGATCGAGGAGATCCTCCCCGAGGCGATCGAGCCGACCGGGATCTGGAAAGCCATCTACCGTCCGATGAGGACCTCTTCATCCGGGATGTCGTCGCGTCTGCGCTTTGCGATCGCTGCTGCGGCAAACCTGCACATTCTTCTCATTGATGAGGCGCCTTCCACCGGTGACGCCGCATTCAAGAAGCGCAGCGAGAACAAGATGACGCAACTGCGGCGTGGTGCAGGAACGGCGCTCATCGTCAACCATGCCGCGCAGGTCGTTGAGGAGATATGCGCCCGGGCGCTGTGTCTCATGGATGACGAGCTCATCGGGGATGGTCCCGGGCCGCAGATCGCTCATGACTACCGGTGGTGGTCCTGGAGCATCACCAAAGACAAGCCGGAGAAGGCCGTACAGATTCTGGCCACGTGCCGGGAGAAGTGGAAGCCGGCAGGGGTGCGGATCCAACGCTCTGAGGGACGCATGTCCCCTTACCGACACGCTCAAGGAGTATGA
- a CDS encoding polysaccharide deacetylase family protein, with amino-acid sequence MQRRDFLLALAAGTAGCLTACTGVQAPRRAVTGSPQAHPPASPSSSPSPAPSPTPSLSPLHLQDGPPPLPAPTPADSLITGLPENVGNVVAITVDDGVDSSVVDAYLDFAKDSGVRLTFFVTGVYPSWTDNRDKMMPLVESGQVQLANHTWTHPDLTTLSEGAIIDELTRCENLLRNTYGVTGAPFIRPPYGSRSSFTDSVCTKAGYTTAALWYGSFGDSGLLTQDVLLGEAQKWLLAQHIVIGHANFPTITQLYGQIIDILRQRSLLTATLDDVYFGPGHNRHA; translated from the coding sequence ATGCAACGACGCGACTTCCTGCTTGCGCTGGCCGCCGGAACGGCCGGCTGCCTCACTGCCTGCACCGGGGTGCAGGCACCCCGACGCGCCGTAACCGGCTCACCCCAGGCACATCCGCCCGCCTCGCCTTCGTCATCCCCCTCACCAGCACCGTCCCCGACGCCGTCGCTCAGTCCGCTTCACCTGCAGGACGGTCCGCCTCCACTACCGGCCCCCACTCCGGCGGACTCACTCATCACCGGTCTGCCGGAGAACGTCGGCAATGTCGTGGCCATCACGGTCGATGACGGCGTTGACTCCTCGGTCGTGGACGCCTACCTGGACTTCGCCAAGGACTCGGGAGTCCGACTGACCTTCTTCGTCACAGGCGTCTACCCGAGCTGGACCGATAACCGGGACAAGATGATGCCCCTCGTGGAGTCGGGGCAGGTTCAGCTGGCCAACCACACCTGGACGCACCCGGATCTGACGACGTTGTCAGAAGGCGCGATCATCGACGAGCTCACCCGGTGCGAGAACCTGCTGCGCAATACCTACGGCGTCACCGGGGCGCCCTTCATTCGGCCTCCCTACGGCAGCCGCAGCTCCTTCACCGACTCGGTCTGTACCAAAGCGGGCTACACGACCGCAGCCCTGTGGTACGGATCGTTCGGGGACTCCGGGCTACTGACGCAGGACGTGCTCCTCGGCGAGGCCCAGAAGTGGCTACTGGCGCAGCACATCGTCATCGGTCACGCGAACTTCCCCACGATCACTCAGCTCTACGGCCAGATCATCGACATCCTGCGACAGCGTTCCCTGCTGACCGCCACGCTCGACGACGTCTACTTCGGCCCCGGACACAATCGTCACGCCTGA
- the orn gene encoding oligoribonuclease: MTTSDPLVWIDCEMTGLDLSADALIEVAVVVTDYELKPLADGIDVLIKPSTAALEQMGDYVRNMHTSSGLLDDLESGLTMEEARETVLDYVTSLVPEARSAQLAGNSVGTDKAFLARDMPELIEHLHYRIVDVSSLKELAKRWYPRTFFHAPKKAGGHRALADILESIDELRYYRAVLFPDGEGPSSQECKEVAERVLSEPTTGHRLPPTPLK; this comes from the coding sequence ATGACAACCTCCGACCCACTGGTGTGGATCGACTGTGAGATGACGGGCCTGGACCTGAGCGCTGACGCACTCATCGAGGTCGCCGTCGTCGTCACCGACTACGAGCTCAAGCCCCTGGCCGACGGTATCGATGTGCTCATCAAGCCTTCCACCGCCGCGCTGGAGCAGATGGGCGACTACGTGCGGAACATGCACACTTCCTCGGGGCTTCTCGATGACCTGGAGAGCGGACTGACCATGGAGGAGGCCCGCGAGACGGTTCTGGACTACGTGACCTCCCTCGTCCCCGAGGCCCGATCCGCTCAGCTCGCCGGAAACTCCGTAGGTACCGACAAGGCGTTCCTGGCCCGCGACATGCCCGAGCTCATCGAGCACCTCCACTACCGGATCGTGGACGTCTCCTCGCTCAAGGAGCTGGCCAAGCGCTGGTACCCCAGGACCTTCTTCCACGCTCCGAAGAAGGCCGGCGGCCACCGCGCACTGGCGGACATCCTGGAGTCCATCGACGAGCTGCGCTACTACCGCGCGGTCCTGTTCCCCGATGGCGAGGGGCCGAGCTCTCAGGAGTGCAAGGAGGTCGCCGAGCGCGTCCTGTCCGAGCCGACGACAGGCCACAGACTCCCGCCAACTCCGCTGAAGTGA
- the tagD gene encoding glycerol-3-phosphate cytidylyltransferase, with protein sequence MKRVITYGTYDLLHYGHIAMLKRARALGDFLVVALSSDEFNAGKGKRAYFSYEERKAMLEAIRYVDLVVPELTWGQKVEDIDRYGIDVFAMGDDWRGEFDGQLKGLCEIVYLPRTPEVSTARIKNDMRLR encoded by the coding sequence ATGAAGCGTGTGATCACTTATGGCACTTATGACCTGCTCCACTATGGTCATATTGCGATGCTGAAGCGCGCACGAGCTCTGGGGGACTTCCTGGTGGTAGCGCTCTCCAGCGACGAGTTCAATGCTGGAAAGGGGAAGCGGGCGTACTTCTCCTACGAGGAGCGCAAAGCGATGCTTGAGGCTATTCGATATGTTGATCTTGTGGTGCCCGAGCTGACTTGGGGGCAGAAGGTCGAGGACATTGACAGGTACGGTATCGATGTGTTCGCCATGGGTGATGACTGGAGGGGCGAGTTCGACGGCCAGCTCAAGGGGCTGTGTGAGATCGTCTACCTTCCCCGTACTCCTGAGGTCTCGACGGCCCGGATCAAGAATGACATGCGCCTGCGATGA
- a CDS encoding serine/threonine-protein kinase: protein MTQSPAPRHLGSSYLMESRIGAGAQGEVWRGRRIDAREVLAFKVLRADLVENPDVVERFIKERSTLLRVRSPYVVAIRDVVIEGSTFAIVMDYVNGGDLRDLLRARGSLPPAQVASLGTRIAQGLSAVHRAGVIHRDIKPANVLLSSHPSRGGDPAETVATGVAPGGALPEAVVPRLADFGVARICDTFSASHLTGAIGTPLYMAPEILSMQAPTSAADIYSLGIMLYEMSCGTTPFVGGPTQLLSQHARRDAGRPAGVPDALWELIASMTAKQPDMRPPIDYVAQRLDVLQTALVGLPAAPRLVSPPQSTASAVPYDWDAPSSGQMPGRAPDSVTDPTMLSGSSSTPVTTPMAPMTPTLVAGHYAHSPGQVPVAGGAPGAGGVAGPVTASMPGGVLPGNGAYQAPFFSPPGTQGTGHLAVGQTDGARKRWWRRRWVMAAAVVTVLAVVGAGTTWWYFFSGPSVGNAWPAALPAGNSVHEDQRYSDAYDSAVSEDRTMLVYKHSSKTQFVDLTKSSTKPVWTGDCDKATFWADRSLLCSRLSGESSLVSAAGKTSKVPFPKDSKYVGTTEDLGIAALKGDSFDGGPLVGYDAAGKEKWRASGGYQEGRVRNGFILTYENKSRQVQVLSAETGEVLVSESGEDPDFGEDSRFPGGFNIETGSEAFSRMTSSGATVYKADGSEAGTVSGTFSESRRWASSVPLDASALKEAYTSLAKASSSTTPVIGPSGTTNVVIDTSACTAKVGSKKLALPEPAEGEDCHIGPIGVLGDGQLLFQVGEYSSSASDTGNLVVAVSPESGKVGWKVPGTYSATVAPQTSQSTARLMVAQGGSYNFDLVVSSITSR from the coding sequence ATGACCCAAAGCCCCGCCCCCCGACACCTCGGAAGCTCTTACCTGATGGAGTCCCGGATCGGTGCAGGTGCTCAGGGAGAGGTCTGGCGCGGTCGGCGCATCGACGCCCGCGAGGTCCTGGCCTTCAAGGTGCTACGCGCCGATCTGGTGGAGAACCCCGACGTCGTGGAGCGCTTCATCAAGGAGCGCTCCACACTGCTTCGAGTGCGCAGCCCCTATGTCGTGGCAATTCGGGATGTCGTCATCGAGGGCTCCACCTTCGCCATCGTCATGGACTACGTCAATGGCGGGGACCTGCGCGATCTCCTGCGGGCTCGCGGGTCACTGCCGCCTGCGCAGGTAGCGTCCCTGGGAACACGCATCGCGCAAGGGCTGTCCGCTGTTCATCGCGCCGGAGTCATTCACCGGGACATCAAGCCGGCCAACGTCCTGCTCAGCTCGCACCCGAGCAGAGGCGGCGATCCCGCCGAGACGGTTGCCACCGGTGTCGCCCCGGGAGGGGCCCTGCCAGAGGCGGTCGTCCCTCGGCTGGCGGATTTTGGGGTCGCGCGCATCTGTGACACCTTTTCCGCCTCCCACCTCACCGGGGCCATCGGCACCCCGCTGTACATGGCTCCGGAGATCCTGTCGATGCAGGCGCCGACGTCTGCTGCAGACATCTACTCGCTGGGGATCATGCTCTACGAGATGAGCTGCGGGACCACGCCGTTTGTGGGAGGACCGACCCAGCTGCTCAGCCAGCACGCCCGACGTGACGCTGGTCGCCCTGCCGGTGTGCCCGATGCCCTGTGGGAGCTCATCGCCTCGATGACGGCCAAGCAGCCCGATATGCGTCCCCCGATCGACTATGTCGCTCAGCGCCTTGACGTGCTGCAGACCGCGTTGGTGGGCCTGCCCGCGGCGCCGAGGCTCGTCTCACCCCCGCAGTCGACGGCCTCGGCCGTCCCCTATGACTGGGACGCTCCATCGTCGGGGCAGATGCCGGGGCGGGCCCCGGATTCGGTGACGGATCCGACCATGCTGTCCGGCTCCTCCTCAACCCCGGTCACGACGCCGATGGCGCCCATGACGCCAACCCTGGTGGCAGGGCACTACGCTCACAGTCCTGGCCAGGTGCCGGTCGCCGGCGGTGCTCCAGGGGCCGGCGGTGTCGCCGGGCCGGTGACGGCGAGCATGCCCGGCGGCGTGCTCCCAGGTAACGGCGCCTACCAGGCCCCCTTCTTCTCACCGCCGGGCACTCAGGGCACGGGCCACCTGGCGGTCGGGCAGACTGATGGGGCCCGGAAGCGGTGGTGGCGTCGTCGATGGGTGATGGCGGCAGCTGTGGTCACCGTCCTGGCAGTCGTGGGAGCGGGGACCACCTGGTGGTACTTCTTCTCCGGGCCGAGTGTCGGCAACGCCTGGCCGGCGGCACTCCCCGCGGGCAACAGCGTCCACGAGGACCAGCGCTACTCCGACGCCTATGACTCCGCTGTGTCCGAGGACAGGACCATGCTCGTCTACAAGCATTCGTCGAAGACACAATTTGTTGACCTCACGAAGAGCTCTACCAAGCCGGTATGGACCGGTGACTGCGACAAGGCCACGTTCTGGGCCGACCGATCCTTGCTCTGCAGCAGGCTCAGTGGTGAGTCTTCTCTCGTCAGTGCCGCGGGGAAGACGTCCAAGGTTCCCTTCCCCAAGGATTCCAAGTACGTCGGCACCACCGAGGACCTTGGCATCGCGGCCCTCAAGGGAGATTCCTTCGACGGGGGCCCTCTGGTCGGGTATGACGCAGCCGGCAAGGAGAAATGGCGCGCTTCCGGCGGCTACCAGGAAGGACGGGTCCGCAACGGCTTCATCCTCACCTATGAGAACAAGTCCCGGCAGGTCCAGGTCCTCTCGGCCGAGACCGGTGAAGTGCTCGTGTCGGAGTCGGGCGAGGATCCAGACTTCGGCGAGGACTCACGGTTCCCAGGTGGATTCAACATCGAGACCGGCTCTGAGGCCTTCTCACGGATGACGTCGTCGGGTGCCACGGTTTACAAGGCTGATGGCAGCGAGGCCGGTACCGTCTCGGGCACGTTCTCAGAGTCCCGCAGGTGGGCCTCATCGGTGCCACTGGACGCCTCGGCGCTCAAGGAGGCATACACCTCGTTGGCGAAAGCCTCATCCTCGACCACTCCGGTCATCGGCCCCAGTGGCACGACCAATGTTGTCATCGACACGAGTGCGTGCACGGCCAAGGTCGGTAGCAAGAAGCTCGCGCTCCCTGAACCCGCCGAAGGTGAGGACTGCCATATCGGGCCCATCGGTGTGCTCGGCGACGGACAGCTGCTTTTCCAGGTCGGGGAGTACAGCTCCTCGGCCAGTGACACGGGCAACCTCGTGGTCGCGGTCTCACCGGAGTCGGGCAAGGTCGGCTGGAAGGTACCGGGCACCTACAGCGCAACTGTGGCGCCCCAGACGAGCCAGAGCACCGCCCGACTCATGGTCGCCCAAGGAGGCTCCTACAACTTCGACCTGGTGGTATCCAGCATCACCAGCAGATAG
- the tagD gene encoding glycerol-3-phosphate cytidylyltransferase: protein MKRVITYGSFDLLHYGHIELLRRAKAMGDYLIVALSSDEFSASKGKRAYFSYDQRKAMLEAIRYVDLVIPEQTWGQKSQDIDEYGIDVFVIGDDWVDTFNEQLEGRCEIVYLPRTPEIDASRMQECCEVQEAQAL from the coding sequence ATGAAACGTGTGATCACCTACGGCTCCTTCGACCTGCTCCACTACGGGCATATCGAGCTGCTGCGTCGAGCCAAGGCGATGGGTGACTATCTCATTGTCGCTCTGTCCAGCGATGAGTTCAGTGCCTCCAAGGGAAAGCGTGCCTACTTCTCCTACGATCAGCGCAAGGCGATGCTCGAGGCCATCCGGTACGTTGACCTAGTGATCCCCGAGCAGACCTGGGGCCAGAAGAGTCAGGACATCGATGAGTACGGCATCGATGTCTTCGTCATCGGCGACGACTGGGTCGACACCTTTAACGAGCAGCTCGAAGGCCGCTGCGAGATCGTCTACCTCCCACGGACCCCGGAGATCGATGCCTCCCGGATGCAGGAGTGCTGCGAGGTCCAGGAGGCTCAGGCGCTGTGA
- a CDS encoding DUF6318 family protein, translated as MSASLRSPAPGSARQSATGRGRYGSRLKRRRVAAGLAAVCALALGVAACSLKDAKAVASASASSSASAAVARAEKGIADANASATASREAALTPDLKAKRDTALAEPAPVKPLHMDEETAEGAAASVYYFLDLYRYAYMTGNTTELEAMSENGCKFCRSTIDNATNLHNAGGWNDKWEQEVTNVRYYEKLEGYDYNRVEASVSHQMITSHPGGGVDTETSSPTKNELLDFAVRHTNGRWMIGGVRVEQQ; from the coding sequence ATGAGTGCGTCCCTACGATCCCCTGCGCCCGGGAGTGCGCGACAGTCAGCAACCGGTCGTGGCCGGTACGGTTCGCGCCTCAAGCGGCGTCGGGTGGCCGCCGGCTTGGCGGCGGTGTGTGCACTGGCCCTGGGGGTGGCCGCCTGCTCGTTGAAGGACGCTAAGGCCGTAGCCAGCGCGAGCGCCAGCTCCAGCGCCTCGGCGGCCGTCGCCCGCGCCGAGAAGGGGATCGCTGACGCCAACGCCTCCGCAACTGCCTCCCGCGAGGCCGCCCTGACCCCCGACCTCAAGGCCAAGCGCGACACTGCCCTGGCCGAACCCGCCCCCGTCAAACCCCTGCACATGGACGAGGAGACCGCCGAAGGCGCTGCAGCCAGCGTCTACTACTTCCTCGACCTCTACCGCTACGCCTACATGACCGGCAACACCACCGAGCTTGAAGCCATGAGCGAAAACGGATGCAAATTCTGTCGCTCAACAATCGACAACGCAACGAATCTGCACAACGCAGGAGGGTGGAACGATAAATGGGAGCAAGAGGTCACGAACGTCAGGTACTACGAAAAACTTGAAGGCTATGATTACAATAGAGTCGAAGCTTCCGTGAGTCACCAAATGATTACGTCTCACCCAGGAGGAGGGGTGGATACCGAAACATCAAGTCCAACCAAGAATGAGCTACTTGACTTTGCTGTACGTCACACCAATGGTCGCTGGATGATTGGCGGGGTGAGGGTTGAACAGCAATGA
- a CDS encoding branched-chain amino acid aminotransferase produces MPETDATSTDFASTSLARAAEVPVPEADAIAGRFPLTANSSPVTEDERAEVLTNLHFGDCFTDHMAHARWTQGEGWGDYGVVPYGNLSLSPATAVLHYGQEIFEGIKAYRHDDGSVWTFRPRYNAARLNASARRLALPELPEEDFVASLVDLVRADAAWVPSGEGESLYLRPFAFASEAFLGVRPSAVVDYYVIASPSGSYFTNGLEPISIWVTTDYHRAGRGGTGAAKTGGNYASSLLPQQEAHAQGCDQVCFLDDVSQRNLEELGGMNIMVVDADGAVRTPRLTGTILEGSTRSAIIRLLRDSGRSVVEDTISLEGLLADIESGRVSEVFACGTAAVVVPLGHLKGEGFDARIEGSEVTRQIHDRLTSIQAGHAEDPYGWMYQLVPPGL; encoded by the coding sequence ATGCCCGAGACAGACGCCACCTCAACCGACTTCGCATCCACCTCCTTGGCTCGTGCGGCCGAGGTTCCCGTCCCGGAGGCCGACGCGATTGCCGGTCGCTTCCCTCTGACCGCCAACTCCTCGCCGGTCACCGAGGACGAGCGCGCGGAGGTGTTGACCAACCTTCACTTCGGCGACTGCTTCACCGACCACATGGCTCATGCTCGCTGGACGCAGGGTGAGGGCTGGGGAGACTACGGCGTCGTTCCTTACGGCAATCTCAGTCTGTCCCCGGCCACCGCCGTGCTCCACTACGGCCAGGAGATCTTCGAGGGCATCAAGGCCTACCGGCACGATGATGGCTCGGTGTGGACCTTCCGGCCCCGCTACAATGCGGCCCGGCTCAATGCCTCCGCTCGTCGCCTGGCCCTGCCGGAGCTGCCTGAGGAGGACTTCGTCGCCTCCCTGGTGGACCTGGTGCGAGCCGACGCCGCCTGGGTGCCCTCAGGCGAGGGGGAGTCCCTCTACCTGCGTCCCTTCGCCTTCGCCTCCGAGGCCTTCCTCGGTGTACGCCCCTCCGCGGTGGTCGACTACTACGTCATCGCCTCTCCCTCGGGTTCTTACTTCACCAACGGTCTTGAGCCCATCTCCATCTGGGTGACGACCGACTACCACCGCGCCGGGCGCGGAGGGACGGGTGCGGCCAAGACCGGCGGCAACTACGCCTCCTCTCTGCTTCCCCAGCAGGAGGCCCACGCTCAGGGGTGTGACCAGGTCTGCTTCCTGGATGACGTCTCACAGAGGAACCTTGAAGAGCTCGGCGGCATGAACATCATGGTCGTCGACGCTGACGGGGCTGTGCGCACCCCGCGCCTGACTGGGACGATCCTGGAAGGCTCCACCCGCAGCGCGATCATCCGTCTGCTGCGCGACTCCGGCCGGAGCGTTGTGGAGGACACCATCAGCCTGGAGGGGCTGCTCGCAGACATCGAGTCGGGTCGGGTCAGCGAGGTCTTTGCCTGCGGCACCGCGGCTGTTGTCGTGCCCCTCGGCCACCTCAAGGGAGAGGGGTTCGACGCTCGGATCGAGGGCAGTGAGGTCACTCGGCAGATCCATGACCGGCTCACCTCTATTCAAGCCGGTCACGCCGAGGACCCCTACGGGTGGATGTACCAGCTCGTGCCGCCTGGTTTGTGA